In Haloarchaeobius litoreus, the following are encoded in one genomic region:
- a CDS encoding enoyl-CoA hydratase/isomerase family protein, translated as MRVEDDDGVRTITFDRPNVMNAMNLEVATELADAVAGADPVEHDAIVLTGDDPAFSAGGDIQAMKEREEGPRESYERVAETFNRAAAELLNSDVPVVAKVNGDCVGAGLAIVAASDMAYTVPDATFSCAFIRVGLVPDTAATFTLPRLVGLRTAKRLTMTGEFFDGEEAAEMGLVNEAVPEDELDEAVDEMVGKLSRRPTRTVGMTKQAIHENLDNDWRKALDYENMLQVQAYMSEEHEEGVDAFLEGRNPDWD; from the coding sequence ATGCGAGTGGAGGACGACGACGGCGTACGGACGATAACGTTCGACCGACCGAACGTGATGAACGCGATGAACCTGGAGGTGGCGACGGAGCTGGCCGACGCGGTCGCGGGGGCCGACCCCGTCGAGCACGACGCCATCGTGCTCACCGGCGACGACCCCGCGTTCTCCGCCGGGGGCGACATCCAGGCGATGAAAGAGCGCGAGGAGGGGCCACGCGAGTCCTACGAGCGGGTCGCTGAGACGTTCAACCGGGCTGCGGCCGAACTCCTGAACAGCGACGTGCCCGTCGTGGCGAAGGTCAACGGCGACTGCGTCGGCGCGGGCCTGGCCATCGTCGCGGCGTCGGACATGGCGTACACGGTGCCCGACGCGACGTTCTCCTGTGCGTTCATCCGCGTCGGGCTGGTCCCCGACACGGCCGCGACGTTCACCCTGCCGCGACTGGTCGGGCTCCGGACGGCCAAGCGCCTCACCATGACCGGCGAGTTCTTCGACGGCGAGGAAGCGGCCGAGATGGGGCTCGTCAACGAGGCCGTCCCCGAGGACGAGCTCGACGAGGCGGTCGACGAGATGGTCGGCAAGCTCTCGCGCCGCCCGACGAGAACGGTCGGGATGACCAAGCAGGCCATCCACGAGAACCTCGACAACGACTGGCGCAAGGCACTTGACTACGAGAACATGCTCCAGGTACAGGCGTACATGTCCGAGGAGCACGAGGAGGGCGTCGACGCGTTCCTCGAGGGGCGGAACCCGGACTGGGACTAA
- a CDS encoding tyrosine--tRNA ligase, with translation MDTYELMTRNTDEVITESEVRALADDPDGKRVYVGYEPSGVLHLGHLLTANKLIDLQEAGMEVVVLLADVHAYLNGKGTFEEIRETAERMRAQFLAYGLDEDQTEFVYGSSYQLDEDYVLDLHGLELETSLNRAQRAMAELQSGETAKVSHVVYPLMQALDIEYLDLDLAIGGMDQRKVHMLHREELPSLGYEARPCLHTPILADLTTGVGKMSSSQGVTISMEDSAKDLQEKVNKAYCPPTADPEPDDDGNDRHNPVLELFHYHVFPRFESITVERPEKYGGDLVYDAYDDLAADLESGELHPQDAKNTLASYLDELIEPGRAKLRELRAN, from the coding sequence ATGGACACGTACGAGTTGATGACCCGGAACACCGACGAGGTCATCACCGAGTCCGAGGTGCGCGCACTGGCCGACGACCCCGACGGGAAGCGGGTCTACGTCGGCTACGAGCCCTCGGGCGTCCTCCACCTCGGCCACCTCCTGACGGCGAACAAGCTCATCGACCTGCAGGAGGCCGGGATGGAGGTGGTCGTGCTGCTCGCGGACGTCCACGCCTACCTCAACGGGAAGGGCACGTTCGAGGAGATCCGCGAGACGGCCGAACGGATGCGCGCGCAGTTCCTCGCGTACGGGCTCGACGAGGACCAGACGGAGTTCGTCTACGGCAGCAGCTACCAGCTGGACGAGGACTACGTGCTCGACCTGCACGGGCTCGAACTGGAGACCAGCCTGAACCGCGCCCAGCGCGCGATGGCCGAGCTCCAGAGCGGCGAGACGGCGAAGGTCAGCCACGTCGTCTACCCGCTGATGCAGGCGCTCGACATCGAGTACCTCGATCTCGACCTCGCCATCGGCGGGATGGACCAGCGCAAGGTCCACATGCTCCACCGCGAGGAGCTCCCGTCGCTGGGCTACGAGGCCCGCCCCTGCCTGCACACGCCCATCCTCGCCGACCTGACGACCGGCGTCGGCAAGATGTCCTCCAGCCAGGGCGTCACCATCTCCATGGAGGACTCCGCCAAGGACCTCCAGGAGAAGGTGAACAAGGCGTACTGCCCGCCGACGGCTGACCCCGAGCCCGACGACGACGGCAACGACCGACACAACCCCGTCCTCGAGCTGTTCCACTACCACGTCTTCCCGCGGTTCGAGTCGATCACCGTCGAGCGCCCGGAGAAGTACGGCGGCGACCTTGTCTACGACGCCTACGACGACCTCGCGGCGGACCTCGAATCGGGCGAACTCCACCCGCAGGACGCGAAGAACACGCTCGCGAGCTACCTCGACGAGCTCATCGAGCCGGGTCGCGCGAAGCTGCGCGAACTCCGCGCGAACTGA